One Deinococcus sp. LM3 genomic region harbors:
- the rpmB gene encoding 50S ribosomal protein L28 codes for MAKVCEVCGKGPIVVNSVIRRGKARAAGGVGRKVTGVSKRVQKPNLQPLTVTRAGVSLRLRVCNKCRKAVA; via the coding sequence ATGGCGAAAGTGTGCGAAGTGTGCGGTAAGGGACCGATCGTGGTCAACTCGGTCATCCGCCGCGGTAAGGCCCGCGCTGCGGGCGGCGTGGGCCGTAAGGTCACCGGCGTGAGCAAGCGGGTTCAGAAGCCCAACCTCCAGCCCCTCACGGTCACCCGTGCGGGCGTCAGCCTGCGCCTGCGCGTGTGCAACAAGTGCCGCAAGGCCGTGGCCTGA
- a CDS encoding carbonic anhydrase, translating into MDDPAAQPAADLERRILDAIRRGASMEDIADIKESDAANPDAAIQALKDGNARFFSGRATRPDVSANERRAQIMGQTPYAAILACSDSRVPVELVFDQGLGQLFVVRVAGNVVGESGLGTLEYAIRHLDVHLVVVMGHEACGAVAAALLPEEKVSQEPEHLQALIRRIQPSVQNMPPIRDKKARMREAVLNNVRHQVSILRSQSVIQQAEATGQIRVIGAYYEIGSGAVDFLIDEEDLRP; encoded by the coding sequence ATGGACGATCCCGCTGCCCAGCCTGCCGCCGACCTCGAACGCCGCATCCTGGACGCCATCCGCCGCGGCGCCAGCATGGAAGACATCGCCGACATCAAGGAATCCGACGCCGCCAACCCGGACGCCGCCATCCAGGCCCTGAAGGACGGCAACGCCCGCTTCTTCAGTGGCCGGGCCACCCGACCGGACGTCAGCGCCAACGAACGCCGCGCGCAGATCATGGGCCAGACGCCCTACGCCGCGATCCTGGCGTGCAGTGACAGCCGCGTGCCGGTCGAACTGGTATTCGATCAGGGGCTGGGGCAACTGTTCGTGGTGCGCGTCGCCGGGAACGTGGTCGGCGAGTCGGGCCTGGGCACCCTGGAGTACGCCATCCGCCACCTCGACGTGCACCTGGTGGTCGTCATGGGTCACGAGGCCTGCGGGGCCGTGGCCGCCGCGCTGCTGCCCGAGGAGAAGGTGTCGCAGGAACCCGAACACCTGCAGGCGCTGATCCGCCGCATCCAGCCCAGCGTGCAGAACATGCCGCCCATCCGCGACAAGAAAGCCCGCATGCGCGAGGCCGTGCTGAACAACGTCCGGCATCAGGTCAGCATCCTGCGCTCCCAGAGCGTCATCCAGCAGGCCGAGGCGACCGGGCAGATCCGCGTGATCGGCGCGTACTACGAGATCGGCAGCGGCGCCGTGGACTTCCTGATCGACGAGGAAGACCTGCGGCCCTGA
- a CDS encoding S1C family serine protease, translating to MNLRPASRGSAGRGPQRAFPARLSGVPLRRALLGVLLGTLPLWAAAQTAVPPAVPGAAERRTVTPAPLTASETARLQALFQKARPATLRIEQCAPDDCSDPDGVGSAVLISADGLALTAYHVVEGAQALSAQTVDRNRYAAEVIGYNDQDDLALLRVKVPAGTPFLPLATGAPGVGNVALAIGNGGGAFLRPKTGRLTALDADAGRADFPPGTLELNAPVVPGDSGGPVLNATGQVTGIVSYIRTDGRRVRAYAVPVTVTDPRLSALRAGEKRDAPVIGITLGGPFGDLFFLPERGFKELSRLRKLGDTPGAFFTGVSRGSPAEKAGLQPLRLDRNGERVSGDIVTAVNGKRIVNFSEFQYAVRAFRPGDTVTLTVLRAGKTLQVPVTLTGRSQVRN from the coding sequence ATGAACCTCAGACCAGCTTCGCGCGGGTCCGCCGGTCGCGGCCCGCAGCGCGCCTTCCCCGCCCGCCTGTCCGGTGTTCCGCTGCGCCGCGCCCTGCTGGGGGTGCTGCTGGGCACGTTGCCGCTGTGGGCCGCCGCGCAGACCGCCGTGCCGCCGGCGGTTCCGGGGGCGGCCGAGCGCCGGACCGTCACGCCCGCGCCGCTGACCGCCAGCGAGACGGCGCGCCTGCAGGCGTTGTTCCAGAAGGCGCGGCCCGCCACGCTACGGATCGAGCAGTGCGCGCCGGACGACTGCAGCGACCCGGACGGGGTCGGGTCGGCGGTCCTGATCTCCGCGGACGGGCTGGCTCTGACCGCGTACCACGTGGTGGAGGGCGCGCAGGCCCTGAGCGCGCAGACCGTGGACCGCAACCGCTACGCGGCCGAGGTGATCGGGTACAACGATCAGGACGACCTGGCGCTGCTGCGGGTGAAGGTGCCGGCCGGGACGCCGTTCCTGCCGCTGGCGACCGGCGCGCCCGGCGTGGGCAACGTGGCCCTGGCGATCGGGAATGGCGGGGGCGCGTTCCTGCGGCCCAAGACCGGTCGCCTGACCGCGCTGGACGCCGATGCGGGCCGCGCGGATTTCCCGCCGGGCACGCTGGAGCTGAACGCGCCGGTGGTGCCGGGAGACAGTGGCGGGCCGGTACTGAACGCGACCGGGCAGGTGACGGGCATCGTGAGTTACATCCGCACGGATGGCCGCCGCGTCCGGGCGTACGCGGTGCCGGTCACGGTGACGGACCCGCGCCTGAGCGCCCTGAGAGCCGGTGAGAAGCGCGACGCGCCGGTCATCGGGATCACGCTGGGCGGACCGTTTGGTGATCTGTTCTTCCTGCCGGAGCGGGGATTCAAGGAGCTGAGCCGCCTGCGGAAGCTGGGTGACACGCCGGGCGCGTTCTTCACCGGGGTGTCGCGCGGCAGTCCGGCCGAGAAGGCGGGGTTGCAGCCGCTGCGGCTGGACAGGAACGGCGAGCGGGTGTCGGGGGACATCGTGACGGCCGTGAACGGGAAACGGATCGTGAATTTCAGTGAGTTCCAGTACGCGGTGAGGGCGTTCCGGCCGGGCGATACCGTGACGCTGACCGTGCTGCGCGCCGGGAAGACCCTTCAGGTGCCGGTGACCCTGACCGGGCGCAGTCAGGTGAGGAATTAA
- the rpsO gene encoding 30S ribosomal protein S15: MIDKKATVQTHAKHEKDTGSTAVQIALLSARINNLSVHLTANKKDKHGQRGLQLMNGQRRRLLKYLERTNYDEYIALTDQLKIRRGQRIVR; the protein is encoded by the coding sequence ATGATCGACAAGAAAGCGACCGTCCAGACCCACGCCAAGCACGAGAAAGACACCGGCAGCACCGCCGTGCAGATCGCCCTGCTGTCCGCGCGCATCAACAACCTGTCCGTCCACCTGACGGCCAACAAGAAAGACAAGCACGGCCAGCGCGGCCTGCAGCTGATGAACGGTCAGCGCCGCCGCCTGCTGAAGTACCTGGAGCGCACCAACTACGACGAGTACATCGCCCTGACGGATCAGCTGAAGATCCGCCGTGGCCAGCGCATCGTCCGCTAA
- a CDS encoding gamma-glutamylcyclotransferase family protein: protein MTLPARVFVYGTLLPGERNAHVAARGFTVRPATLRGFTLHHLHPEGYPALTPGPADTLVRGAVLEYTPQAWEAALPGLDELEGLHDTPPLYIRQLAVLTLDPPGTPDREEEVTVWVYVYARPERLRAPGAAVVPSGDWRDVPDRDQRGADGR, encoded by the coding sequence ATGACCCTCCCTGCCCGCGTGTTCGTGTACGGCACCCTGCTGCCGGGCGAGCGCAACGCCCACGTCGCGGCCCGTGGGTTCACCGTGCGGCCCGCCACGCTGCGTGGCTTCACCCTGCACCACCTGCACCCGGAAGGCTACCCGGCCCTGACGCCCGGCCCGGCCGACACCCTGGTGCGCGGCGCGGTCCTGGAGTACACCCCGCAGGCCTGGGAGGCCGCCCTGCCCGGCCTGGACGAACTGGAAGGCCTGCACGACACGCCGCCGCTGTACATCCGGCAACTCGCGGTCCTGACCCTGGACCCACCCGGCACCCCGGACCGGGAAGAGGAGGTCACGGTCTGGGTGTACGTGTACGCCCGTCCCGAACGGCTGCGCGCGCCGGGGGCGGCAGTGGTGCCCAGCGGCGACTGGCGCGACGTGCCGGACCGTGACCAGCGCGGCGCGGACGGCCGCTGA
- a CDS encoding GlsB/YeaQ/YmgE family stress response membrane protein, translating into MGWIITILVGALCGWLASLIMKTDAQQGAIANILIGIVGSILAQAVFGNMLNLGGDVAGSGFSFWSIIWGVVGSVVLIAILKALRVLR; encoded by the coding sequence ATGGGTTGGATCATTACTATTCTGGTTGGTGCGCTGTGCGGCTGGCTCGCGAGCCTCATCATGAAGACGGACGCTCAGCAGGGCGCCATCGCCAACATCCTGATCGGCATCGTCGGCAGCATCCTGGCGCAGGCCGTGTTCGGCAACATGCTGAACCTCGGCGGCGACGTGGCCGGTAGCGGCTTCAGCTTCTGGAGCATCATCTGGGGCGTGGTCGGTAGCGTCGTCCTGATCGCGATCCTCAAGGCCCTGCGCGTTCTGCGCTGA
- a CDS encoding S-ribosylhomocysteine lyase, with translation MANVESFDLDHTKVKAPYVRLAGVKTTPRGDSISKYDLRLLQPNQGAIDPAAIHTLEHLLAGYLRDHLSDVVDVSPMGCRTGMYMAVIGEPDEQGVLKAFEAALKDTAAHEQPIPGVSELECGNYRDHDLQAARAHARDALAQGLKVQETVLLQR, from the coding sequence ATGGCGAACGTTGAATCCTTCGATCTGGACCACACCAAGGTCAAAGCCCCCTACGTGCGACTGGCGGGCGTGAAGACCACGCCGCGCGGCGACTCGATCAGCAAGTACGACCTGCGTCTGCTGCAACCCAACCAGGGGGCCATTGACCCGGCGGCCATCCACACGCTCGAGCACCTGCTCGCCGGGTACCTGCGTGACCACCTGAGCGACGTGGTGGACGTGTCCCCGATGGGCTGCCGCACCGGCATGTACATGGCGGTCATCGGGGAGCCCGACGAGCAGGGCGTCCTGAAGGCGTTCGAGGCGGCCCTGAAGGACACGGCGGCGCACGAGCAGCCCATTCCCGGTGTCAGCGAGCTGGAATGCGGCAATTACCGTGATCATGACCTGCAGGCGGCCCGCGCCCATGCCCGCGACGCGCTCGCGCAGGGCCTGAAAGTGCAGGAGACGGTGCTGCTGCAACGCTGA
- the thrB gene encoding homoserine kinase has product MPGPSERDLPAAPAPTREPPTGTFTVRAPASSANLGPGFDSLGLSVPLYTTLRVTPQAITEIVPLGAELKDTPTDESNYVYRAMLLAARRAGRPLPPARIEIETDVPLARGLGSSAAALVAGIVAGNELLGCPLDDEAVLDVAAREEGHPDNVAPALFGGIVVATLDKLGTHYVRLDPPAHLGVTVLIPDFELSTSKARAVLPKEYSRADAVHALSHAALLAAALSQGRLDLLRHAMQDYIHQIWRAPLVPGLSDILEEAWKHGALGAALSGAGPTVLCFHDTREPTAPLHAYLHGVMTRNGLQGRVLDFPIDAAGTLIERA; this is encoded by the coding sequence ATGCCCGGACCATCTGAACGCGACCTCCCCGCCGCCCCCGCACCCACGCGGGAGCCGCCCACCGGCACCTTCACCGTGCGCGCGCCCGCCAGCAGCGCCAACCTGGGGCCCGGCTTCGACAGCCTGGGCCTGAGTGTGCCGCTGTACACCACCCTGCGCGTGACCCCGCAGGCCATCACCGAGATCGTGCCCCTGGGCGCGGAACTGAAGGACACGCCCACCGACGAGAGCAACTACGTGTACCGCGCCATGCTGCTGGCCGCCCGCCGCGCCGGACGCCCCCTGCCGCCCGCCCGCATCGAGATCGAGACGGACGTGCCCCTGGCGCGCGGGCTGGGCAGCAGCGCCGCCGCGCTGGTCGCCGGGATCGTCGCCGGAAACGAGCTGCTGGGCTGCCCCCTGGACGACGAGGCCGTGCTGGACGTCGCCGCGCGTGAGGAAGGCCACCCGGACAACGTGGCGCCCGCCCTGTTCGGCGGGATCGTCGTGGCGACCCTGGACAAGCTCGGCACGCACTACGTGCGGCTGGACCCACCCGCGCACCTGGGCGTGACGGTCCTGATCCCGGACTTCGAACTGAGCACCAGCAAGGCCCGCGCCGTGCTGCCCAAGGAGTACAGCCGCGCCGATGCCGTGCACGCCCTGTCGCACGCCGCGCTGCTGGCCGCCGCGCTTTCGCAGGGTCGCCTGGACCTGCTGCGGCACGCCATGCAGGACTACATTCATCAGATCTGGCGCGCGCCGCTCGTGCCGGGCCTGAGCGACATTCTGGAGGAGGCCTGGAAGCACGGTGCGCTCGGCGCGGCCCTCAGCGGCGCCGGCCCCACCGTGCTGTGCTTTCACGACACCCGCGAGCCCACCGCGCCCCTGCACGCCTACCTGCACGGCGTGATGACCCGCAACGGTCTACAGGGCCGCGTGCTGGACTTTCCCATCGACGCAGCCGGTACGCTGATCGAACGGGCGTAA
- a CDS encoding aminopeptidase, which produces MTLTFEEKLRNYARLAVRVGVGVKPGQRLLVQAPVETAQLARLVVREAYAAGASFVDVRWDDDDVQLARFELAPDGTFDQISRWRVDAEIETAEAGGAVLAIRATNPNLLGGVDAERVATHQRTLAAYRRPYTAQVMTNRLNWNLISAPVSGWAELMFPDASAEQAVAQQWDAIFAATRADQPDAVALWEAHLGDLKRRRDLLTGKQYAALHFRGGGTDLTVGLADDHVWGGGAADTPGGITFTANIPTEEVWTAPHRERVDGTVVSTKPLSYNGTLIDGIRIEFSGGRITKASAEQGESALLKMIDTDEGSHRLGEVALVPHSSPISRSGLFFFNTLYDENAASHIAIGSAYRFNVRGGVDMPLEDFLAAGGNDSLTHVDWMIGSGEMDVDGVAKDGTREPVMRAGEFVI; this is translated from the coding sequence ATGACCCTGACGTTTGAAGAGAAGTTACGGAACTACGCGCGGCTGGCTGTTCGGGTAGGCGTGGGCGTGAAGCCCGGGCAGCGGCTGCTGGTGCAGGCGCCGGTCGAGACGGCACAGCTGGCGCGGCTGGTGGTGCGCGAGGCGTACGCGGCGGGCGCCAGTTTCGTGGATGTCCGCTGGGATGACGACGACGTTCAGCTGGCGCGTTTCGAGCTGGCCCCGGACGGCACCTTCGACCAGATCAGCCGCTGGCGGGTGGACGCCGAGATCGAGACGGCCGAGGCGGGCGGCGCGGTCCTGGCGATCCGCGCGACGAACCCGAACCTGCTGGGCGGCGTGGACGCCGAACGCGTGGCGACGCACCAGCGCACGCTGGCCGCGTACCGCCGCCCGTACACGGCGCAGGTCATGACTAACCGACTGAACTGGAACCTGATCAGCGCGCCGGTCAGCGGCTGGGCCGAACTGATGTTCCCCGACGCGAGTGCCGAGCAGGCTGTCGCGCAGCAGTGGGACGCGATCTTCGCGGCGACCCGCGCGGACCAGCCGGACGCGGTGGCGCTGTGGGAAGCGCACCTGGGCGACCTGAAACGCCGCCGTGACCTGCTGACCGGCAAGCAGTACGCCGCGCTGCACTTCCGGGGCGGCGGGACGGACCTGACGGTGGGACTGGCGGACGATCACGTGTGGGGCGGCGGCGCGGCCGACACGCCCGGCGGGATCACGTTCACGGCGAACATCCCCACCGAGGAAGTCTGGACCGCCCCGCACCGTGAGCGGGTGGACGGCACGGTCGTCAGCACCAAGCCGCTGTCGTACAACGGCACCCTGATCGACGGCATCCGCATCGAGTTCAGCGGCGGGCGCATCACGAAGGCCAGCGCCGAGCAGGGCGAGAGCGCGCTGCTGAAGATGATCGACACCGACGAGGGCAGCCACCGCCTGGGCGAGGTGGCCCTGGTGCCGCACTCCAGCCCGATCAGCCGTTCGGGGCTGTTCTTCTTCAACACCCTGTACGACGAGAACGCCGCGTCTCACATCGCCATCGGCAGCGCCTACCGCTTCAACGTGCGGGGCGGCGTGGACATGCCCCTGGAGGACTTCCTGGCGGCCGGCGGCAACGACAGCCTGACCCACGTGGACTGGATGATCGGTAGCGGCGAGATGGACGTGGACGGCGTCGCGAAGGACGGCACGCGCGAGCCCGTGATGCGCGCCGGTGAATTCGTGATCTGA
- a CDS encoding multidrug DMT transporter — translation MDTLKKAGAMLAHLDLFHHMLDLRGLLQLAAHMEERGDRVTLISPQTITLIGADMHSDATVSTSKGASIEAPTAYRVLQTLKGHDAPEYAVTREELGALNARAVADLEASDALRAFEATLGRVGATPGQTTASAPAAATPTATPTDSPERPARTRRTPDAEPTRPDPQGEQPAA, via the coding sequence ATGGACACCCTGAAAAAAGCCGGAGCCATGCTGGCCCACCTCGACCTGTTCCACCACATGCTCGACCTGCGCGGCCTGCTGCAACTCGCCGCACACATGGAGGAACGCGGCGACCGCGTCACACTGATCAGCCCGCAGACCATCACCCTGATCGGCGCGGACATGCACAGCGACGCCACAGTCAGCACCAGCAAGGGCGCCAGCATCGAGGCGCCCACCGCCTACCGCGTCCTGCAGACCCTCAAGGGCCACGACGCCCCCGAGTACGCCGTGACCCGCGAGGAACTCGGCGCCCTGAACGCCCGCGCCGTCGCGGACCTCGAGGCCAGCGACGCCCTGCGAGCCTTCGAGGCCACCCTGGGCCGCGTCGGCGCCACGCCCGGCCAGACCACCGCCAGCGCACCCGCCGCCGCCACCCCCACCGCCACCCCCACCGACAGCCCCGAACGCCCGGCCCGCACCCGCCGCACCCCGGACGCCGAGCCCACCCGGCCCGACCCGCAGGGCGAGCAGCCCGCCGCCTGA
- the lspA gene encoding signal peptidase II, with protein sequence MLRSVPTLTDRFRRAPVWLPLVLAALLVAADQALKAWALSNLQEGQPAQEFIPGLVEWYLTFNTGAAWSLFSGSAVPLAVGRLLIGLGILGYLTWKPQPRALSVILAMISAGAIGNAIDGLRQGKVTDMIHSPLLSSVTRALNAGDFPIFNVADMCVVLGTLALLILSFVGDRQAKQDAR encoded by the coding sequence ATACTGCGCAGCGTGCCGACCCTGACCGACCGTTTCCGCCGCGCGCCCGTGTGGCTGCCCCTCGTGCTGGCTGCGCTGCTGGTCGCGGCCGATCAGGCGCTGAAAGCCTGGGCCCTGAGCAACCTGCAAGAAGGCCAGCCCGCCCAGGAATTCATTCCGGGACTGGTCGAGTGGTACCTGACCTTCAACACGGGCGCCGCCTGGAGTCTGTTCAGCGGCAGCGCCGTGCCGCTGGCTGTGGGACGCCTGCTGATCGGCCTGGGCATCCTGGGCTACCTGACCTGGAAACCGCAGCCGCGCGCCCTGAGCGTGATCCTGGCGATGATCTCGGCCGGGGCGATCGGGAACGCCATCGATGGGCTGCGCCAGGGAAAGGTGACGGACATGATTCACTCGCCGCTCCTGAGCAGCGTGACCCGCGCCCTGAACGCCGGCGACTTCCCGATCTTCAACGTCGCCGACATGTGCGTGGTGCTGGGGACGCTGGCCCTGCTGATCCTGAGTTTCGTGGGCGACCGGCAGGCCAAACAGGACGCCCGCTGA